Genomic segment of Nonomuraea helvata:
GGCGCTGCTGCTGGAGCTGCGGCCGGTGGCGCTGGAGGACGCGGGCCTGCTGCCCGCCCTGGAGGAGCTCTGCCACGCGTACGAGACGCGGCTCGGCGTCAAGGTCCGGGCCGAACTGGCGGAGGTCGTGCTGTCGCCCCCGGCCGAGCACGCGGTGCTGCGCCTCGTCCAGGAGGCGCTCGGCAACGCGATCAAGCACGCTGAGCCGACCAGGATCACGGTACGGCTGGGCCGCCACGACGGCCCGGTCACCGTGGAGGTGTCGGACGACGGCCTGGGCTTCGACCCCTCCGGCGTGGCCGCCAAACACGGCATGGGCCTGGCGCTGATGCGCGAGCGGGTGGAGGAGCTCGGCGGCCGATGGGAGATCCACAGTGACGGGAGCGGCACCACAGTGAGAGCGAGCCTGCCATGACCATCCGCGTCCTCATCGTCGACGATCACGAGGTGGTGCGCCAGGGGCTGCGGTTCGTCCTGGAGCAGGAGGAGGGGATCGAGGTCGTGGGGGAGAGCGGCGACGGGGCGGCGGCGCTGCACGCCGTCCGGGGGCTGCGGCCCGACGTGGTGCTGCTCGACCTGGTCATGCCCGTCATGGACGGGCTCGCGGTGCTGGAGAGGCTGCGCGGGGAGGCGGAGCGGCCCGCGGTGATCGTGCTGACCTCGTTCCAGGAGGAGGACAGGGTGGTGGAGGCGGTACGGCTCGGCGCGCTGTCGTACCTGTCCAAGACGACCGCGGTCGACCGGGTGGTGGAGGCGGTGCGCGCGGCGGCGCGGGGCGGCAGCGTGCTGGAGCCCGGGATCGCGGCGCTGCTGCTCGGGCGGGTGCGCCAGGGCGGCCGCCCGAGACCGCTCGACCTGCTGACACCCAGAGAGCGGCAGGTGCTGTCGGCGATGGCGAGGGGGCGGTCGAACTCGGAGATCGCCAGGGACCTGCGCATGGGCAGGGAGACCGTCAAGACGCACGTCTCCAGCATCCTGGCCAAGCTCGGCGTGGCCGACCGCACCCAGGCCGCGATCTTCGCGCTCCAGCAGGGCCTCGTCCCGCTGGACGAGGCCCTGGGATAGGGCCCTGAGGTAGGTGGGCCGCACCCTCGGGAGCCGCCCCGGGAGGACGGCCGTTAGACTCCCTCGGTCACATCGCGCTGCCGCGGGTGAGAACCTCTCCTCTTCGGGGGAGAGAGGAGAGTACGGGCAGCGGTGGCAAGGGAACATTCGAGCGAAATTTCGTCTGTTTTCCTGTCTTGTTAAATTGCTCCCGGGATGTAACCTTTGGGGGCGATTCGTCCTACCATCGGTGGTCTAGGCCATCTGATCGTCTCTGCCAGCAGGGACGCCTCTGGTTACCGGCCAGTAGAGATGCGTTTTCTACGGCTAGCGACCAGGATGGAAGGCGACCGCGAGGGCTAGACACCCAAAAGACCAGACATCAGTCATCCTCGGAAGGCGAGACCCAGTGGCTTCCGGACGCCAGCGATTCTCGATCATCAGCGACGGCCTACCCAGCCAGCTGCCTGATGTCGACCCCAGCGAGACCAACGAGTGGCTCGAGTCTCTCGACAATGTCGTCAAGACCGAAGGCCGCACCAGAGCCCGCTACCTCATGCTGCGCATGCTGGAGCGGGCCCGCGAGCACCAGGTCGGCGTGCCGGGTTTGCGGAGCACCGACTACATCAACACGATCCCGCCGGAGCGCGAGCCCTGGTTCCCGGGTGACGAGCACGTCGAGCGCCGCATCCGCGCCTACATCCGCTGGAACGCGGCGATCATGGTGTCCAGGGCCAACGCCCGCACCAACGTCGGCGGCCACATCGCCACCTACGCCTCCGCCGCCTCCCTCTACGAAGTGGGCTTCAACCACTTCTTCCGCGGCAAGGACCACGGCGAGTCGGGCGACCAGGTCTTCTTCCAGGGGCACGCGGCGCCCGGCATCTACGCCCGCGCCTTCCTCGAGGGCCGGCTCAACGAGGCGCAGCTCGACGCGTTCCGGCAGGAGCTCTCGCACGGCTTCCACGGCCTGCCCTCCTACCCCCACCCGCGCCTCATGCCCGATTTCTGGGAGTTCCCGACGGTCTCCATGGGCCTCGGCCCGATCGGCGCGATCTACCAGGCGCGGTTCAACCGCTATCTGCTCAACCGGCAGCTCAAGGACACCAGCCGCAGCCACGTATGGGCGTTCCTCGGCGACGGCGAGATGGACGAGCCCGAGTCGCTCGGCGCGATCGGCCTGGCCGCCCGCGAGGAGCTCGACAACCTCACGTTCGTGATCAACTGCAACCTGCAGCGGCTCGACGGTCCGGTACGCGGCAACGGCAAGATCATCCAGGAGCTGGAGTCGTACTTCCGCGGCGCCGGCTGGAACGTGATCAAGGTCGTGTGGGGCCGCGACTGGGACCCGCTGCTCGCGGCCGACGTCGACGGCGTGCTGGTCAACCAGATGAACACGACCCCCGACGGCCAGTTCCAGACGTACTCGGTCGAGTCCGGCGGCTACATCCGCGACAACTTCTTCGGCGGCGACCCGCGCCTGCGCAAGATGGTCGAGCACCTGACCGACGACGACATCCGCAAGCTGTCGCGCGGCGGCCACGACTACCGCAAGGTCTACGCGGCGTTCAAGGCGGCCCGCGAGCACGTCGGCCAGCCGACCGTGATCCTCGCCCAGACCATCAAGGGCTGGACGCTGGGCA
This window contains:
- a CDS encoding response regulator transcription factor, with product MTIRVLIVDDHEVVRQGLRFVLEQEEGIEVVGESGDGAAALHAVRGLRPDVVLLDLVMPVMDGLAVLERLRGEAERPAVIVLTSFQEEDRVVEAVRLGALSYLSKTTAVDRVVEAVRAAARGGSVLEPGIAALLLGRVRQGGRPRPLDLLTPRERQVLSAMARGRSNSEIARDLRMGRETVKTHVSSILAKLGVADRTQAAIFALQQGLVPLDEALG